One Desulfovibrio sp. Fe33 DNA segment encodes these proteins:
- a CDS encoding tetratricopeptide repeat protein, whose protein sequence is MCKKIEWYQEVLSLEPGSRVFFPLAKLFVENGQPEDAVKTLRQGLDRRPDYLEARMLLVELLTELGREDEVLEQLERVINPLRDYPAFWRGWARSLPPEQRDLAVYLMLVASNLSGDIIKWTDVVFEGIGTLAGRLVGAPLPPPADSPPPFKLPELIRPGFDDDGEPRDFKPCTGSFRTKTMADLLASQGDVEGALEIYRDLLQSTVSDERRAELQDRIVHLERRRDGRGADGEGDDAFGAQSKDRLISTLETLAARFEARIQG, encoded by the coding sequence ATGTGCAAGAAAATTGAATGGTATCAGGAAGTTCTCTCCTTGGAGCCCGGCTCGCGGGTGTTTTTCCCTTTAGCCAAATTGTTCGTGGAGAACGGCCAGCCCGAAGACGCGGTCAAGACTTTGCGTCAGGGGTTGGACAGGCGTCCCGACTATCTTGAAGCGCGTATGCTTCTGGTGGAGCTCCTGACCGAGCTCGGGCGCGAGGACGAAGTGCTTGAGCAGTTGGAGCGGGTCATCAATCCCTTGCGGGATTATCCCGCGTTCTGGCGGGGCTGGGCCAGAAGCCTGCCTCCGGAACAGCGTGACCTGGCCGTTTATCTCATGCTGGTGGCCTCCAATCTTTCCGGCGACATCATCAAATGGACGGATGTGGTGTTCGAGGGTATCGGCACCCTGGCCGGTCGGCTCGTGGGCGCGCCGTTGCCCCCGCCGGCGGATTCCCCGCCGCCCTTCAAACTGCCCGAATTGATCCGTCCCGGTTTCGACGATGACGGCGAGCCGCGGGATTTCAAACCGTGCACCGGCTCGTTCAGGACCAAGACCATGGCCGACCTGCTCGCATCTCAGGGGGATGTCGAGGGGGCACTTGAAATCTATCGCGATTTGTTGCAATCAACCGTGTCCGACGAACGGCGTGCGGAATTGCAGGATCGGATCGTGCATCTTGAGCGTCGTCGGGATGGCCGAGGAGCTGACGGGGAAGGGGACGACGCCTTCGGCGCACAGTCCAAGGATCGGTTGATAAGCACTCTTGAGACCTTGGCCGCCAGGTTCGAGGCCCGGATTCAGGGCTAG
- the pgsA gene encoding CDP-diacylglycerol--glycerol-3-phosphate 3-phosphatidyltransferase — protein sequence MNKKKVFNLPNCLTMARILAAPFVVLLLYFEMWFHSRFGSYFAFALFFLACVTDYFDGKIAREQNTITNLGKFLDPLADKLLICSALIMLVRLGPGWGVPAWVVIIIICRELAVTGMRAIAAEMGEVVAADRLGKAKTLIQSLAVGFLIFHYPFFGWDPRFTGKALLYIALVLTVVSGGHYLYDFYRKWIGSAEEA from the coding sequence ATGAATAAGAAGAAAGTTTTCAATCTCCCGAATTGCCTGACCATGGCTCGGATTCTGGCGGCTCCCTTTGTGGTGCTGTTGCTGTACTTCGAGATGTGGTTTCATTCCCGCTTCGGGTCATACTTCGCCTTCGCGTTGTTTTTCCTGGCCTGCGTCACGGATTACTTCGACGGCAAGATCGCCCGCGAACAGAACACCATCACCAACCTGGGCAAGTTCCTCGACCCTCTGGCCGACAAGCTGCTCATCTGTTCGGCTCTGATTATGCTTGTCAGGCTCGGACCGGGGTGGGGCGTACCCGCTTGGGTGGTGATAATCATCATCTGCAGGGAACTGGCCGTCACCGGAATGCGGGCCATCGCCGCGGAAATGGGCGAGGTCGTGGCCGCGGACAGGCTGGGCAAGGCCAAGACGCTGATCCAGTCGCTGGCCGTGGGCTTTTTGATCTTCCACTATCCCTTCTTCGGTTGGGATCCCCGGTTTACGGGCAAGGCGCTGCTGTATATAGCCCTTGTGCTGACCGTGGTGTCGGGCGGTCATTACCTGTACGACTTCTACAGGAAGTGGATCGGCTCTGCGGAAGAGGCCTAA
- the fbp gene encoding class 1 fructose-bisphosphatase — protein sequence MSQQVTVTEHILLHQKMVPGATGQFTRLFNELVLSAKIIGRAVNKAGLVDILGFTGDINVQGEEVKKLDEYANRILIHRLARSGVLCAMASEENADIIEVPESLPRGDYIIIFDPLDGSSNIDVNVNIGTIFSIFKRKSDPDAALMSSDVLQKGSEQVAAGYVLYGSSTMLVFTCGDGVHGFTLDPSVGEFLLSHPNIRIPEQGKIYSVNEGYERYWDRHTKKALAYFKSPKNALRKPYSGRYIGSLVADFHRNLLYGGIFMYPADLRDPKKPTGKLRLTCECNPMAFLAEQAGGMAVDGVNRIMDIEPDHLHQRIPFFCGSRNDVQVVQEIFESESRRKKNR from the coding sequence ATGTCGCAACAGGTAACCGTCACCGAGCATATACTTCTGCATCAGAAGATGGTGCCGGGGGCAACCGGCCAGTTTACGCGACTTTTCAATGAACTCGTTCTGTCCGCGAAAATCATCGGCCGCGCCGTGAACAAGGCCGGTCTGGTGGATATTCTCGGATTCACGGGCGATATCAATGTCCAGGGGGAAGAGGTCAAGAAGCTCGACGAGTATGCCAACCGCATACTCATTCACCGGCTGGCCCGGTCGGGCGTGCTTTGCGCCATGGCCTCGGAAGAGAACGCGGACATTATCGAGGTGCCCGAGTCCCTCCCGCGCGGCGATTATATCATCATCTTCGACCCGTTGGACGGTTCTTCCAACATCGACGTCAACGTCAATATCGGAACGATCTTTTCCATCTTCAAGCGCAAGAGCGATCCGGACGCCGCGCTGATGTCCAGCGACGTGCTTCAGAAGGGCAGCGAACAGGTGGCCGCGGGCTACGTGCTCTATGGCTCTTCTACCATGCTGGTCTTCACGTGCGGCGACGGCGTTCACGGCTTCACCCTCGACCCGAGCGTGGGCGAGTTCCTGCTTTCGCATCCGAACATCCGTATTCCGGAGCAAGGCAAGATCTATTCCGTCAACGAAGGGTACGAGCGCTATTGGGACCGCCACACCAAAAAGGCGCTGGCCTATTTCAAATCGCCCAAGAACGCTCTGCGCAAGCCGTATTCCGGCCGGTACATCGGTTCCCTGGTGGCGGATTTCCACCGAAATCTGCTTTACGGCGGCATTTTCATGTATCCCGCCGACCTGCGCGATCCCAAGAAGCCCACGGGCAAACTCCGGTTGACCTGCGAGTGCAATCCCATGGCCTTCCTCGCCGAGCAGGCGGGCGGCATGGCCGTGGACGGCGTCAACCGGATCATGGACATTGAGCCGGATCATCTGCATCAGCGCATCCCGTTCTTCTGCGGCTCTCGCAACGACGTCCAGGTGGTCCAGGAAATCTTCGAATCCGAGTCCCGGAGAAAGAAGAACCGCTAA
- a CDS encoding FtsB family cell division protein codes for MRGRLIFVALLVCINLFLVTRLIWSDQGVFAYLELKNRYEVLRQKIESVDARSLDLSQEIRKLKSDKGYQEKVIRERMNFIKKDELLYIFPDEKDQPRGEGADVQEN; via the coding sequence ATGCGCGGCAGACTTATCTTCGTGGCGCTGCTGGTCTGTATCAACCTGTTCCTGGTGACCCGGTTGATATGGAGCGACCAGGGAGTGTTCGCCTACCTGGAACTCAAGAACCGGTACGAGGTTCTGCGGCAGAAGATTGAGTCCGTGGACGCCAGGAGTCTGGATCTCAGTCAGGAGATTCGCAAGCTCAAATCGGACAAGGGGTATCAGGAGAAAGTCATTCGAGAGAGAATGAATTTTATCAAGAAAGACGAGCTGTTGTACATATTCCCGGACGAGAAGGACCAACCCCGCGGAGAAGGTGCCGATGTGCAAGAAAATTGA